CGGTTATGGACGAAAACCAGTATATGGTGCGCAAGTGGAACGAGTTCATCGCTGCATGACCCGATAGAACGCAGACTGAACGCCATTTAGGTATGGGGGGCAGGCGCCCCCCATACCAAGGATCCTGACCAAAGTTCCCAAGCATGAAGAGCGGGTAACATGACGACCAACCGTCATATTCTGGGCTGGTTACAAGCGGCACCTCTGGCTGTGGTGCTGCTCGCGTTTCTGATCGCACCCATTGTGATGATCGTTGTCGTCAGCTTTTGGGGCGCGACCGAGTTTTCGATTTATCCCGCATTCCAGTTCGACAATTACGAGTTTCTGTTTGGCTCGCCCGTGACCTATCAGGTGTTTGGCGCAACACTGAAATATGCGCTGATCACGTGGGCGCTGACGCTCACCATAGGGTTCACAGTTGCCTATTTTCTGGCCTTTCACATTCGCAGCCTGACGATGCAGGTGGCACTCTTTCTGGTCTGCACGATCCCGTTCTGGACATCTAATATCATCCGTATGATTTCCTGGATTCCGTTTTTGGGCCGCAATGGTCTTGCCAATCAGACGTTGATGTCTTGGGGTGTGATCGACGAACCGCTGGAATGGCTGCTCTATTCCGATTTCGCGGTGATCCTTGCCTTTGTGCATCTCTACACGCTTTTCATGGTGGTTCCGATTTTCAACACCATGATGCGGATCGACAAATCCCTGCTTGAGGCGGCGCGCGACAATGGCGCGAACGGCTTGCAGACTTTGCTACACGTCATCCTGCCGCTCACCAAACCCGGCATAATGATCGGAACCATTTTTGTCGTGACATTGGTGATGGGCGATTTTGTCACCGTTCGGTTCATGTCCGGAAGTCAGAGCGCCAATGTGGGGCGTTTGATTTCCAACGATATTGCCCTTTTGCAATACCCATCCGCAGCCGCGACCGCCGTTGTGCTGCTCTGCACCGTCCTGATCGTGATTGCGATCCTGCTGCGGTTTGTGAACATTCGCAAGGAACTCTGAGATGGAACGCAGGCCGCGCTCGTTTTACGTCTTGGCCGCCTTTTTTGGCCTATTCGTACTGTTTCTCTATGGTCCGATCCTGACCATCAGCATCCTGAGTTTTCAGGGGCCGCAAGGGGGGCTGACCTTTCCCATGAACGGCGCGTCACTGCACTGGTTCCGCGACCTGTTCGAGCAGCAGGCGGTGGGCGACATCTGGGGCGCATTCCGCCGCAGCTTGGTGCTTGGGCTGGTCGTGATGGTCACGACCGTGGTGGTTTCGGTCATGGCTGGACTGGCCTTTCGCAAGCGGTTTGCCGGATCTGGCCTTTTGTTTTACGCCACAGTCACCGCGCTGGTGATCCCGTCGATCCTGATTTCCCTAGGGGTGGGCCTCATCTTTACCCAGTTGGGCCTAAAGATACATTGGGCAACCTCGGGCTTTGGCGCACAACTGACGTGGACGCTTCCCTTTGGGTTGCTGATCATGTTCGCCGTTTTTAACCGCTTTGACAAAAGCTATGAAGAAGCCGCCCGCGATCAAGGGGCCACCGCGTGGCAGACCCTGCGCTATGTGGTTCTGCCGATCATTGGGCCTTCGCTGATCGGGGTGGCACTCTTTGGCTTTACCCTGAGCTATGATGAGTTCGCCCGCACCCTGCTGACGGCTGGCAGCTACAACACCCTGCCTCTGGAGATCTTTGGGATGACGACGAATGTCACCACGCCGGTGATCTACGCGCTTGGCACACTCACCACGGTTTTTTCCTTTGCAATCATCGCAGCCTTTTTGATGGGCGCGTGGATCATGGGCAAGCGGCGCGCACGTCTTGGTTCGGATGCGGGGCTCGGATTGTGAAGCTTGCCTATATCAACCCCAATGCAACGGTCGGCATGACAACAGGGGTCGTCACCGCCGCGCGCAAGGCCTTGCCAGAGGCGGACATCTTTGGCCTGACCAATACAAGCGGTCCTGTGGCCATTCAGGGCAAGGCGGATGGGGACGCGGCGGTGCCCGGTCTTTTGTCCCTTTTACCCGTCGCACGGGCGCAAGGCGCGCAGGCAATTGTAATCGCCTGTTTCGACGATACAGGCCTCAATGAGGCGCGCGCGCGCGCCGGTTGCCCGGTTTTGGGTATCGGACAGGCCAGCTATGTGATGGCGCAGTTGCTAGGTCTGCGGTTCTCGGTCATCACGTCTATGGCCATTTCTGTCCCCGTGATCGAAGAGAATATCCGCGAGCAGGGCTTTGCCGGGATTTGCGCCTCTGTGCGGGCAAGCGGCCTGCCGGTGCTGACCATCGACGAGGGCGCACCAGAGACCATCGACCGCATCGCCGCCGAAATCGAGAGCGCCCGCCTTGAAGATGCTGCCACCTGCGCCGTGCTGGGTTGCGCCGGAATGGCCCCGCTGCAAGGGGCGTTGGCGGCACGGACAAGTTTACGCCTGATCGACGGCGTTTCAGCATCTGCCCTGTTGGCCAAGGCGGTCGTCACCGGCATTGGCCCATAGGCGACCGGAGCGCCCCAACCGCGGATCTGTTCGTCTGGGCGAGCGGCCTATAACCAGCCTTCTGGCCGGGACCGTGACGCCGCAAGGCCGTTTCGGTATCGACACCCTTACCCTACCATCATGGACAATAGGTTTTGCCCGCTCGCCCGCGCGCTATTCCACGCGCAGCCGTCCGGACACGCTACCTTTGGTGACAAGATAACCTGCCTCGATCAGGGCGCGGACGAACACTGCGTCCTCGTTAAGGCTTATATGCTCGACCATTAGGTCACCTGCATCATCGAAATAGCCGCGCAAAGCGGTGCGGTCTGACCCGGCCCAAGGATCATCCGTGCCCACGTCGATCAGGCAGGCCTCGGGTTCATCGGTGCGCAGCATCGACAAGGCAAAGCTCTGGCCGAAATCATTGGCATCAAGGTCGGGGATCAGTTGCGTTGCCCAAGGCGTCACGCAGTCGCGTATTTCGCCCATCTCGTTGG
The nucleotide sequence above comes from Roseovarius mucosus. Encoded proteins:
- a CDS encoding ABC transporter permease; this translates as MTTNRHILGWLQAAPLAVVLLAFLIAPIVMIVVVSFWGATEFSIYPAFQFDNYEFLFGSPVTYQVFGATLKYALITWALTLTIGFTVAYFLAFHIRSLTMQVALFLVCTIPFWTSNIIRMISWIPFLGRNGLANQTLMSWGVIDEPLEWLLYSDFAVILAFVHLYTLFMVVPIFNTMMRIDKSLLEAARDNGANGLQTLLHVILPLTKPGIMIGTIFVVTLVMGDFVTVRFMSGSQSANVGRLISNDIALLQYPSAAATAVVLLCTVLIVIAILLRFVNIRKEL
- a CDS encoding aspartate/glutamate racemase family protein gives rise to the protein MKLAYINPNATVGMTTGVVTAARKALPEADIFGLTNTSGPVAIQGKADGDAAVPGLLSLLPVARAQGAQAIVIACFDDTGLNEARARAGCPVLGIGQASYVMAQLLGLRFSVITSMAISVPVIEENIREQGFAGICASVRASGLPVLTIDEGAPETIDRIAAEIESARLEDAATCAVLGCAGMAPLQGALAARTSLRLIDGVSASALLAKAVVTGIGP
- a CDS encoding ABC transporter permease, whose product is MERRPRSFYVLAAFFGLFVLFLYGPILTISILSFQGPQGGLTFPMNGASLHWFRDLFEQQAVGDIWGAFRRSLVLGLVVMVTTVVVSVMAGLAFRKRFAGSGLLFYATVTALVIPSILISLGVGLIFTQLGLKIHWATSGFGAQLTWTLPFGLLIMFAVFNRFDKSYEEAARDQGATAWQTLRYVVLPIIGPSLIGVALFGFTLSYDEFARTLLTAGSYNTLPLEIFGMTTNVTTPVIYALGTLTTVFSFAIIAAFLMGAWIMGKRRARLGSDAGLGL